In Candidatus Babeliales bacterium, a single genomic region encodes these proteins:
- the ftsA gene encoding cell division protein FtsA produces MARLIKDSIITSIDIGTTKICVLVARRMGDQIEIIGIGKSPSHGLQKGVVVDIAKTINSISRAVKEAEMMAGLPIDSAYIGISGAHVSSVNSSGVVPIKHGQIRQSDVDTVLEAAKAIAIPEGRQILHVLPQYFVINGCDQVQDPIGMHGVRLEVQAHIIMGSVSSVQNLLNCCQSAGVNVNDIILEQLASADAVLSEDERELGVGVIDIGGGTSDVAFYKNSAVRHTMVLPVAGNHVTNDIAIGLRIMKNEAERIKKRYGFAISSLVEIEELVEVEMMQGEDLQVVRLSDLVLIIESRMRELFSLVNNEVHKYQLQQFMTNGIVLTGGGSLLTGARELAEEIFDCPVRIGKPRVLFDLVETLQSPLYATGYGLLVHVLQQERKIKMHLSEEPLTRRVLERMKSWVSDFF; encoded by the coding sequence ATGGCACGACTTATTAAAGACTCTATCATTACATCGATTGATATTGGTACAACAAAAATTTGTGTTCTTGTTGCGCGTAGAATGGGAGATCAGATTGAAATTATCGGAATAGGAAAATCTCCATCGCACGGATTACAAAAAGGTGTTGTTGTTGATATCGCAAAAACTATTAACTCAATCAGCAGAGCAGTAAAAGAAGCAGAAATGATGGCAGGATTACCAATAGACTCGGCGTACATTGGTATTTCTGGTGCTCACGTTAGTTCGGTAAATTCAAGTGGCGTAGTGCCAATTAAGCATGGTCAAATTAGACAATCTGATGTTGATACCGTTTTAGAAGCGGCCAAAGCAATAGCAATTCCTGAAGGTCGTCAGATTTTACATGTTTTACCGCAGTATTTTGTTATTAATGGGTGCGACCAAGTACAAGATCCAATTGGTATGCATGGGGTTCGTCTTGAAGTTCAAGCGCATATTATTATGGGATCAGTCTCCTCAGTACAAAATTTACTAAATTGTTGTCAAAGTGCTGGTGTAAACGTTAATGATATTATATTAGAACAACTTGCATCAGCCGATGCGGTCTTGAGTGAAGACGAGCGAGAATTAGGGGTTGGAGTCATTGATATTGGTGGTGGAACATCAGATGTAGCGTTTTACAAAAACTCTGCTGTAAGACATACCATGGTTCTTCCAGTAGCAGGTAATCATGTAACCAATGATATAGCAATTGGGTTACGGATTATGAAAAACGAAGCAGAAAGAATAAAAAAACGTTACGGTTTTGCAATTAGTAGTCTTGTTGAAATTGAAGAACTGGTTGAAGTTGAAATGATGCAAGGAGAAGATTTGCAAGTTGTGCGACTTTCAGACCTTGTTCTTATTATCGAATCGCGCATGAGAGAATTGTTTAGCTTAGTGAACAATGAAGTACATAAATATCAGTTGCAACAGTTTATGACGAATGGGATTGTGTTGACTGGTGGTGGATCATTGTTAACAGGAGCGCGAGAATTAGCAGAAGAGATTTTTGATTGTCCTGTGCGCATTGGAAAGCCACGTGTGTTATTTGATTTAGTGGAAACATTACAAAGTCCTTTATATGCAACCGGATATGGCTTATTGGTGCATGTTCTGCAACAAGAAAGAAAAATAAAAATGCATCTAAGTGAAGAACCATTGACGCGACGTGTTCTTGAACGAATGAAATCATGGGTATCGGATTTTTTTTAA
- the ftsZ gene encoding cell division protein FtsZ — translation MMIEFEQEALQRQKSMVSIKVIGVGGAGGNAVNSIIESGCQGIGFVVANTDAQALEFSKAQHKIQIGVKSTKGLGAGANPEMGKRAAEEDLDKVMDAISGADIVFIVGGMGGGTGSGGLPVIARALRDKGILVIAIVTRPFLFEGKRRAAVASAAIERLKQDVDTLIVIPNQKLLEVVDQQVSMIDAFAMINEGVLSQSVRGLSDIITRPGHINVDYADIRTIMKDRGLAVMGTGKASGKGRARQAALQAISSPLLENMSVVGAHGVLCNITGGKGLGLHEISEAASVVYEQAHEDANIIIGSVIDDSLHDEVIVTIIATDFERSAVVEEEVIVAPIIQKEEVVIVAAPVQEVERIAEPLPLMTEMESAEELVFEAEEPHKQQSDFFEKTNTFSCAVDSKDLDIPTFMRQKNE, via the coding sequence ATGATGATAGAGTTTGAACAAGAAGCATTGCAACGTCAGAAGTCAATGGTGTCAATTAAAGTTATTGGTGTTGGTGGCGCTGGCGGTAATGCGGTCAATAGTATTATAGAATCAGGATGTCAGGGAATTGGTTTTGTTGTCGCAAACACTGATGCACAGGCATTGGAATTTTCAAAAGCACAACACAAAATTCAAATCGGTGTTAAGTCAACAAAAGGGTTAGGGGCTGGGGCAAATCCAGAAATGGGAAAACGTGCTGCAGAGGAAGACTTGGATAAGGTGATGGACGCTATTAGCGGGGCGGACATTGTTTTTATTGTTGGTGGTATGGGTGGTGGAACGGGTTCGGGCGGATTACCAGTAATTGCACGTGCATTGCGTGATAAAGGTATTTTGGTAATAGCAATTGTAACACGTCCATTTTTATTTGAAGGTAAACGTCGTGCAGCGGTTGCAAGTGCGGCAATAGAAAGACTTAAGCAAGATGTAGATACGCTTATTGTAATTCCTAATCAGAAACTGCTTGAAGTAGTTGATCAACAAGTATCTATGATTGATGCATTTGCGATGATAAACGAAGGTGTTTTGAGTCAATCAGTACGCGGACTATCCGATATTATCACACGACCAGGACACATTAATGTTGATTACGCTGATATTCGTACAATCATGAAAGATCGTGGTCTTGCAGTAATGGGTACAGGCAAAGCATCAGGCAAAGGAAGAGCACGTCAAGCAGCATTGCAAGCAATATCATCACCATTACTAGAAAATATGAGTGTTGTTGGTGCTCATGGAGTATTGTGCAATATTACTGGCGGCAAAGGTCTTGGATTGCACGAAATTAGTGAAGCTGCTTCAGTGGTGTACGAACAAGCGCATGAGGATGCCAATATTATTATCGGTTCAGTAATTGATGATAGTTTACACGATGAAGTTATTGTCACGATTATAGCAACTGATTTTGAACGCTCTGCAGTTGTGGAAGAAGAAGTGATTGTTGCACCGATCATTCAAAAAGAAGAAGTTGTGATTGTTGCTGCGCCGGTGCAAGAAGTTGAACGAATTGCAGAACCACTTCCTTTAATGACAGAAATGGAATCAGCAGAAGAACTAGTGTTTGAGGCAGAAGAACCGCATAAACAGCAGAGTGATTTCTTCGAGAAAACCAATACATTTAGTTGCGCAGTAGATTCTAAAGATTTGGATATTCCAACATTTATGCGGCAGAAAAACGAATAG
- the pgeF gene encoding peptidoglycan editing factor PgeF, with protein MKVKQSKIGNTFFHFGTAQETVEDIQRNLQLQSLIILDQTHGVNGHVITENNCHMPFKSLEGDFLVTNQRNIGIAVLTADCLPIIFIDKKNNAVGIAHAGWHGSVNNIIGATLDCMHKNYGTTVFDVAVFLGPCAHVCCYKVGEDFLQHIKPFAFSGDAIVYRDNNLFFDLPHFNKHILLSVGLPQNSIHDEYSKCTICNEEYFSYRRQADLAGRQVSVVSIK; from the coding sequence GTGAAAGTAAAGCAGAGCAAGATAGGTAACACCTTTTTCCATTTTGGTACAGCACAAGAAACTGTCGAAGATATTCAGCGTAATCTGCAACTGCAATCACTTATCATTCTTGATCAAACACACGGAGTTAATGGGCATGTGATAACAGAAAACAACTGTCACATGCCGTTTAAATCTTTAGAAGGTGATTTTTTAGTAACAAATCAGCGCAACATTGGTATTGCTGTATTAACAGCAGATTGTTTGCCCATTATTTTTATTGATAAAAAAAACAATGCTGTTGGTATCGCGCATGCAGGTTGGCATGGTTCAGTGAATAATATTATCGGTGCAACGTTGGATTGTATGCACAAAAATTATGGTACAACAGTATTTGATGTAGCTGTTTTTTTGGGGCCTTGTGCGCATGTTTGTTGTTACAAAGTTGGAGAAGATTTTCTGCAACATATAAAACCCTTCGCATTTAGTGGTGATGCGATTGTGTATCGCGATAATAATCTGTTTTTTGATTTACCTCATTTTAATAAGCACATTTTACTTTCTGTTGGGTTACCACAAAATTCTATACATGATGAGTATAGTAAGTGCACTATCTGCAATGAAGAGTATTTTTCTTATCGTAGACAGGCAGATCTTGCTGGCAGGCAGGTGAGTGTTGTTAGTATTAAGTAA
- the gpmI gene encoding 2,3-bisphosphoglycerate-independent phosphoglycerate mutase: MKTTHPTALVILDGFGYSPEKKYNAIAHAHMPHFNQWWNTYPHAILAACGPAVGLPVAMIGNSEVGHLTIGAGRIIDQPMKIWLGSIADGTFASNKVLTEQFEKLKSVGGALHILGLLSDAGVHAHEQQIYAVIEVAIRAGIKKIVIHPFLDGRDVSPQSAHDYLQRLSQLIKHFNHGQVIIGSLHGRFYAMDRDNNWDRIEKSYRVLTEKQHGPYDSWEKVLERNYAHTITDEFIPPTQLTAEGYIHNGDGILFCNVRPDRARELTSSFLSPTSVSLQSGTQYETEWDIGSKLVPFIVKPLNLTFFITPVVYDVNLATTVLFPRKSVRSTLKDVLAEHGKTIFSITETEKYAHVTYFFRGENEDPVATETRTMIHSIRAHDYSAQPEMSANEITHSVVVSLHEDPKDFYLINYANADMVGHSGSFGATIKAVECLDKQLGVLYEQIIEKMDGTLYITADHGKAEDMFDEVTKQPRTGHTNNPVPFIMINPLSHKASEGLRNASKGMSDLQLPLTGLSDVAPFILKNMGIEVPVEMQKK; this comes from the coding sequence ATGAAAACAACTCATCCCACCGCTCTTGTTATTCTTGATGGTTTTGGTTATTCACCAGAAAAAAAATATAACGCAATTGCACATGCACACATGCCGCATTTTAATCAGTGGTGGAACACATATCCACATGCAATTTTAGCCGCTTGCGGGCCTGCTGTAGGATTACCAGTTGCGATGATTGGTAACTCAGAAGTTGGTCATCTTACTATTGGTGCTGGTCGAATAATCGACCAACCTATGAAAATATGGTTAGGTAGCATAGCAGATGGTACATTTGCATCCAACAAAGTTCTTACTGAACAGTTTGAAAAATTAAAAAGCGTTGGTGGTGCGTTGCATATTCTTGGTTTGTTGTCTGATGCTGGTGTGCATGCTCATGAACAACAAATATATGCGGTAATTGAAGTAGCAATACGAGCGGGAATAAAAAAAATAGTAATACATCCATTTTTAGATGGGCGCGATGTGTCGCCGCAATCTGCTCATGATTATTTGCAGCGACTTTCGCAATTGATAAAACATTTTAATCACGGTCAGGTAATCATAGGATCATTACATGGTCGTTTTTATGCGATGGACCGTGATAACAATTGGGATCGTATAGAAAAAAGTTATCGCGTATTAACAGAAAAACAACACGGTCCATATGATTCATGGGAAAAAGTTCTTGAGCGTAATTATGCACATACTATTACCGATGAATTTATTCCACCAACACAGCTTACAGCTGAAGGCTACATTCATAATGGAGATGGTATATTGTTTTGTAATGTACGACCAGACCGCGCGCGTGAATTAACAAGTAGTTTTCTAAGTCCAACTTCCGTTTCTCTCCAGTCGGGCACCCAGTACGAAACAGAGTGGGATATTGGATCAAAACTTGTTCCTTTTATTGTTAAACCTCTTAATCTTACTTTTTTCATTACACCAGTTGTGTATGATGTGAATCTTGCAACTACTGTGTTGTTTCCTCGAAAATCGGTGCGCAGCACGCTTAAAGATGTTTTAGCCGAACATGGTAAAACTATTTTTTCTATTACAGAAACGGAAAAGTATGCGCATGTTACGTATTTTTTTAGAGGAGAAAATGAGGATCCTGTTGCAACAGAAACACGCACAATGATCCATTCAATTAGAGCGCACGATTATAGTGCTCAACCAGAAATGAGTGCCAACGAAATAACTCACAGTGTAGTTGTATCGTTACATGAAGACCCAAAGGATTTTTATCTTATTAATTATGCCAATGCTGATATGGTAGGACATTCTGGAAGTTTTGGTGCAACAATCAAAGCAGTAGAATGCCTTGATAAACAACTTGGTGTACTGTATGAGCAAATTATCGAAAAGATGGATGGAACATTATATATCACTGCCGATCATGGTAAAGCTGAAGACATGTTTGACGAAGTAACAAAGCAACCCCGCACGGGGCATACGAATAATCCTGTACCATTTATTATGATAAACCCTCTTTCGCATAAAGCTTCAGAGGGCTTACGCAATGCTTCGAAAGGGATGTCTGATTTGCAATTGCCGTTAACAGGATTATCTGATGTTGCACCGTTTATTTTGAAGAATATGGGGATTGAGGTACCCGTTGAAATGCAAAAAAAGTAA
- a CDS encoding GNAT family N-acetyltransferase produces the protein MLTSRTKKIILFLSITLAACGGLGIGIYNYYRHAIPQDNIYDFNATRDTNAIMDIFNQNWYWLLASPESSPAFMIKHRTYDTNPVHFGSLHIKVLRESDKLAGFTAYYMETPTQGRLLFLAVDHAFRGRGYGRILALRAMQELFKMGADHIALWTRVSNLPAQKIYRELGFQEMFDENGYLYFEFWPQ, from the coding sequence ATGCTTACATCTCGCACAAAAAAAATTATTTTATTTCTCAGCATCACACTCGCTGCATGCGGCGGATTGGGCATTGGAATATACAATTACTATCGTCATGCTATTCCACAAGATAATATTTACGATTTTAATGCTACGCGCGACACCAACGCAATAATGGATATCTTCAACCAGAATTGGTACTGGCTTCTTGCAAGCCCTGAATCTTCTCCTGCTTTTATGATTAAGCATCGTACGTATGATACCAATCCTGTACATTTTGGATCATTGCACATTAAAGTATTGCGTGAAAGTGATAAACTTGCTGGATTTACCGCATATTACATGGAAACACCTACACAAGGCCGATTACTTTTTCTTGCGGTAGATCATGCATTTAGAGGCCGCGGATATGGCAGAATTTTAGCACTGCGTGCTATGCAAGAATTATTCAAGATGGGCGCCGATCACATTGCATTGTGGACACGTGTTTCTAATCTACCTGCACAAAAAATTTATAGAGAACTTGGTTTTCAAGAGATGTTTGATGAAAATGGATATCTTTACTTTGAATTTTGGCCCCAATAA
- the truA gene encoding tRNA pseudouridine(38-40) synthase TruA, with translation MKTYKLTVAYDGSDYSGWQTQNHKPSVAGALNQAFANVFKHEMRVLGASRTDAGVHALGQIARIKTDLAIPADRLKWAWNNALPTDIMIRSLELVDDSFNPFCNVDQKIYHYHFFTERPLPFIQRYGYFYPYKIDFDVLKTALQFFVGTHDFSSFRSSEDTRENTIRTIDAISLEYLPRYKAYRITIKGQKFLRHMIRRIVGASLSVASKGNSALPLLQKVMDACNPAHTLPNAPAQGLMLYKIIYKK, from the coding sequence ATGAAGACATACAAATTAACCGTAGCTTATGACGGTTCTGATTATTCTGGCTGGCAAACACAAAACCACAAGCCATCTGTTGCTGGCGCCCTTAACCAAGCATTTGCAAACGTGTTTAAGCATGAAATGCGCGTACTTGGCGCATCTCGCACCGATGCAGGCGTTCATGCTCTTGGACAAATTGCACGCATAAAAACGGATCTTGCTATCCCTGCAGACAGATTAAAATGGGCATGGAACAATGCATTGCCTACTGATATTATGATTCGCTCGTTAGAATTGGTAGATGATTCATTCAACCCATTTTGTAATGTTGATCAAAAGATTTATCACTATCACTTTTTTACCGAACGACCATTGCCATTTATCCAACGTTATGGTTATTTTTATCCGTATAAAATAGATTTTGATGTACTAAAAACTGCGCTGCAATTTTTTGTTGGAACACACGATTTTTCCTCATTCAGAAGTAGTGAAGATACGCGTGAAAATACTATTCGTACTATCGATGCAATTAGTTTAGAATATTTACCACGCTATAAAGCGTATCGCATCACGATTAAGGGACAAAAATTTTTACGCCATATGATTCGGCGTATTGTTGGTGCAAGTTTATCTGTTGCATCAAAAGGAAATTCTGCATTACCATTATTACAAAAAGTTATGGATGCATGCAATCCTGCTCACACATTACCCAATGCACCAGCTCAAGGATTGATGCTGTATAAAATTATTTATAAAAAATAG